The stretch of DNA ACTGTCGGACAGATGAGCTGCAACCCCGCGATTGGCGGTGTTGCCAAAGGCCAGATTGTTCGTGAAATCGACGCCCTCGGCGGTGAAATGGGCAAAGTCATCGACGCCAACGGCCTGCAGTTCCGCATGCTCAACCGCAGCAAAGGGCCCGCGATGCACTCGCCGCGAGCCCAGGCCGACAAGAAGCTCTATCAGTTCGACATGAAGCGGCGAATTGAAGAACAGCCCAATCTTACGCTGCGACAAGAAACCACAGAACGACTCCTCGTCGAGCATGTTCCCGGCAACCGACCACAGCTGACCGGTGTGCTGGTGCGCGGCGGTGCCATTTACAAGGCTCGTGCGGTCGTTCTCACCACAGGGACATTCCTGCAAGCCATCATGCATACCGGGGAAGCCAAAACTCCCGGCGGACGGGCCGGCGATGGCACAACGGGTACACTGTCTGATTCACTTCGCGAACTCGGCTTTCAGCTCGAACGCTTCAAAACCGGAACACCCGCCCGGCTCAATGGCCGCACAATCGACTACAGCGTGATGCAGGAACAGCCTGGCGATGAGGAGCCTCAGCCTTTCTCATTCATGACGACCAAACTCCAGCAGCAGCAGCTCAGTTGCTGGTTGACCGAAACCAATGAATCTGTCCACGAGGTCATCCGAGCCAACCTGCACCGCGCGCCGATGTATTCGGGACAGATCAACTCACGCGGGCCGCGCTATTGCCCATCGATTGAAGATAAAGTGGTCCGTTTTGCCGATAAGTCTTCGCACCACATTTTTCTGGAGCCCGAGGGGTATAACACCCGCGAAATCTACTGCAATGGCATCTCGACGAGCCTGCCTCGCGATGTGCAGGATCAGATGATTCACAGCGTGAAAGGCTTGGAAAAAGCCGAGATCATGCGCTATGGCTACGCAGTCGAATATGACTACGCACCGCCGACACAACTTTTGCCATCGCTGGAAACCAAGTCCGTGAAGGGACTCTACTTCGCGGGGCAGATCAATGGGACCACGGGCTATGAAGAAGCCGCCGGACAGGGTCTGCTGGCAGGGATCAATGCCGCCCTTGCACTGCAGAGCCGGGAACCGCTGATTCTGGATCGCAGCGAAGCCTATCTGGGCGTGCTCATCGACGATCTCGTCACCAAAGGTGTTGATGAACCATACCGCATGTTTACGTCACGAGCCGAGTTTCGCCTAGTTTTGCGGCACGATAACGCCGACCTCCGGCTGACTGCCAGAGGACGTGATGTGGGACTCGTGGATCAGGAACGCTGGACGACGTTTAAACAGTACACTCAAGACCTTCAGGCAGGCCGCCAGCTTCTCACGAAAGAGCGATTCGAAGGGGCAACTCTCGAAGAAATCCTTCGCCGACCTGAAACCACTTGGCAGACGTTAAAAGAACTTTCACCAGTCGTGGCTGCTCAAGCGATTTCTGCCCGAGCGGCTGAGCAACTCGAAATCGAAACGAAGTATGCTGGCTATATCCGCAGACAGGATAGCGATATTGAGAAAGCATCCAAGCTGAGCAATGTCCGCATTCCGACAGCATTCGATTACCACGCGATTCAACACCTGCGAAAGGAAGCCAAGGAAAAACTCTCCCGCATCCAGCCCGCTGATCTTGGGCAGGCCGGCCGCATCAGCGGAATTACCCCGGCTGATCTCTCCATCGTACTGCTGCATATTAAAGAACGTGATCGAATGACAAGTGCCTAGATCATAGAAAATCTATTCACCCCAAAGCTGTTTCAGCACAGGCACCACTTGCGAATCATGCTGTAGGAGTTCTTCGCGGTTGAACGGGAAGAAATCATTGGTCGAGAAGTAAGCCTCGCTCGCTTCGGCGAAGTACTCCATCGGATTGGTCAGCGCATAAGCCTTGGTTTTTGTGGAACGACCATTCGCAGACCGCTGTTCGACCTGCTCGTACTTTTTTGATTCTTTGGCAGCCTCATAAGCACGAGTGACTTCAGCATTTCCATAGCCTCCCTTGAGCACACGATCATGATAGGCATGTGCCAGTTCGTGCAGAGCAAAATTGGGCATGCGACGAGTCTCTTCTTCAAAAATGCGCACGTTGGTGAATTCAACGGCGCGGGCCATCTCGGGCAGTCGATTGTTCGCCACCAGCCATTGACGACTGGGGTGATACTCGGCGTGGGGAGCAATCCCCTTATACTCCGGCGAAAACCATAATGTGACTTTTTTCAGTTCTTGTACGGCCTTTGGTGGTACAACCTGCACGACTTCTTTGAGTTGTGCCTCCAGAAGTTCCAGCGCCTTCTTCAGCTTCTCGGGATTTTCGGCCTTGAGTTGCCGATGAATGCGAACTGTCCAGCCTTGAATGAGAGCTTGATCGTAGGCTTCAGCCCCAGATTCGGCGTTCTCCACAGGTTCCTTTGAAGCCTGCGAAGTGCCTGGCTGGGTCTTGTCTGCAACCGCTACTGGAACAGGTACTTTTTCACTTGCCGGGGCACTCTTTAGAGGGAGCTTCTCATGGATATAGTTCGTCATGAGCTGATAGAGATGGAAGTTCGTTCCCCGCCCTTCACTGATACTATGCGACCGGCTGGGATAGGGCATGACTGAAAACTGTTTTCCATGCGCAATCAGTTCGTTCATCAACTGCTCAGTCGCCTGATAATGGCAATTGTCGTCGCCCGTCCCATGAATCAGCAGCAGATCACCTTGCAGTTGTTTCGCAAATGTCGTCGGCGAGCCCTGCTTGTATCCCTCCTGGTTATCGCCTAATAACCCCATATAGCGCTCCTGATAGATCGTATCGTAGAGCATCTGATTGGGCATCGGCGCGACAGCAATCGCCATCTTGTAAATCTCGGGATAGCGGAAGAGTGCATTGAGGCTCATGCTGCCACCGCCACTCCAGCCCCAGATCCCCACGCGGGCAGGATCTGCAAAGGGCCACTTCGCCAGCAGGGCTTTGACGGCCAATGCCTGCTCTTGTGAGGCGAGAAGCCCGATCTGCTTATAAACGCATTTGCGGAAGTCCCGTCCGCGGGGAGACATCGTGCCGCGATTATCAACAGCCGCCACGATATAGCCCTCCTGGGCCAGCATGCTGTACCAGAAGCCGCGTTTCCCCATCCAGACATCACGCACCACCTGCCCATGCGGCTCCCCATAGACGTGCAGAAAAAGTGGATGCTGCTTTTCACCCTTCGTATGTGCCGGTGCGAACCGCCAGCCATCGAGTTCAATGCCATTTCCGATATCAACCCGGAAGAGTTCCGGCTGCGGGAACTTCCACTGTGCCAGCTTGTCTTTAAGCACCTGGTTATCGGCGAGTGTACGAACCACCTCATGACCGGGAAGTCGAACAACCTCAGTTCGCGGAGGAGTCGTCAGATTCGAGAACGTATGGATCGCCACTTCAAAGGAGGGTGCGATCTGATAGGTATGCCAGCCTGATTGACCGGCTGGAGTCACCCGCTGAATTTCGCCACCGCGCAGAGGCACCTGATACAGATATCGCTGAGTCGGATTTTCCGGCGAAGCGGCGAAGTAGAGCATCCCCTTGGGCTCATCGATGGCTTCGACATCAATCACATCGAAGGCCCCCTGGGTAATGGCCACGAGTTCGCCGCTTTCCAGATTCGCACGGTAGACATGCCTCCAGCCCGAACGCTCACTGATCCAGAGGAATTCCTTGCCGCCTGCCAGCCATTTGACAGGATTGTCGTTCTCAATCCAGGTCTCTTCGACCTCTGTCATCACCGTACGAAGTTTTCCGGAAGTCACATCGACCAGGAAGACGATATTGCGGTTCTGCGGACGATTCATCTGTTGAATCAGGAGTTGGCCACCCGCCGGTGTCCATTCGACCTGCGGGATGTAGTGCTCGCGAGGATCACCGGGGAGTTCAATCCAGGTGAGCTTGCCACCAGAGATGTTGACCACACCAACACGCGTCGATGAATTCTTTTCACCCACTTTCGGGTAAGGGAATGTGATCACCTCGGGATAGTTCTGCTGGCCATGATCAATCATGGTGAAGCGTGGCACACCGGTCGTATCAAACTGATAAAAGGCAATCGACTGGCTATCCGGACTCCAGCGCCAGCCATCTCGAATCGCGAGTTCCTCTTCGTTCACCCAATCGGAAGTCCCATTGATCAACGTCTCCGAACCATCCGTGGTTAAAGGAGTCACAGTCCAGTCCGTCAGCGATTGAACATAGAGGTTATGAGCATAGACGAAAGCGACTTTCGTTTGATCGGGAGAGATCTTGGCAAACATCATCTGCGCGGAGGGAGTTGTCCCGCCCAGCTTGGTCAACTTCTGCTGTTTGAGATCAAACAGCCAGTAGTCGCCACGAGTATTCTGCCGCCAGACTTTCTGGCTGTTGGTATAGATCAGCAGTTTTGATTCGTCCTGGGTGAACTGAAAACGCTGCACGGCCAGTGGCTGTTCGCTTCCTGGTGGAATGAGCAGGTTTCCTGCAATAATAACTTCTTTAGCCCCCGTTTCGATGTTGATCCGCATCAAACTGACGAGTTTCGCCTCGGGATTTTCCTTCTCAAAGGAGAAATAGCTGTTCGAGAGCCGGCTCCATTGGAAGCTCCCGACTCGTTGTTCGTCGAAATCTTTCGAGTTAAGAATTCGATCGAGGGTGAGTTTTTCTGTCGCAGCATCTGCAGCCACGAGTTGGTGTCTAAGAGAGAACTGCAGTGAAAACACTACAGCACCGACAAGCAACATCGATAGAACATAAGATCGAGATGACATATCAATAACCTGTCGCTTAATACTGTATAAAGGGTTTCGTTCGCCGGAGATTCACAGGGAGGAAACTGAATATCGAGCATCAGTTCGCTATTTCTGCAATGAAGTCCGGTAAATTAAAAAACATCGACCAGGCGTGGCCCCCAGACATCAAACTTTGGTGTGATCCCCAGACCAGGCGCTGCACTCGCCTGCATGTAACCATCCACACGCATCGGTGCACCGTCGGCATTACTGACCGTGACATAGCTGTTAAAATCGGTACTTGTAAAGCGATAGTGCTCGGGTGTGCTATGGGCCAGATGTGCAATGGCAGCCGTGGTGATATCGCCACCCCAACTGTCCTCCAGCGTCATGGCAATTCCCAGCGAAACACATAAATCGCGAATCTGTCGTGTTCTTGTCAGCCCACCCAGCTTACTGATTTTCAGATTGACCGCATCCATTGCCAGATCGGCCTTCGCCCGCATGAACATACTCAAAGAGTCGATATTCTCATCGAGAATAAAGGGATGATCCGTCGCCCTGCGGACAGCGAGGCATTCTTCATAAGTCAGGCAAGGCTGTTCGATATAAACATCCAGATCACGTACGGCCCTCACGACACGAATCGCCTCATGCTGTGACCAGCCCGTATTCGCATCAGCCACCAGTCGATCATCGCTATCGAGCATCGCTCGAACTGCGCGAATCCGTTCAATATCGGTATCCGGGTTCCCGCCCACCTTGAGTTGAAAGCGGGTGTAGCCATCGGTCTTGTAGGCCACGACCTTGCGGGCCATGACTTCGGGAGCTTCCTGGGAAATTGCTCGATAGAGCCGGATCTTTTCACCATAGCGGCCCCCCAGAAGTGTGCAAACCGGCAAACCAGTGCACTTCCCCAATAAATCCCAGCAGGCCATATCGATCCCGGATTTCACATAGGCATGCCCTTTGAGGGCGGCATCCATGCGTTCATTGATTTGGGAGATCTCCCGGGGGTCCCAACCCAACAGGTGCGGCCCCAGTTCCTTAAGCCCTGCCCTGACACCGTCCGCATACGCAGGCAGATAGAACGGCCCCAGTGGACAGACTTCGCCATAGCCGACATGGCCGGTATCGGTCTCGACTCCCACGAGTGTGCTGTCAAACACCGAAACCGACTTGCCACCCGACCAGTGATAGCTCCCTTCACACAAAGGAAGCTCAACACGATGGGCAAAGATCCGGGTGATGATCATGAGGAAGATTCCGTGGTGGTGCATTCATGGTCGCGAGAATTTGTGTTATTGAACACAACATTTCATTGACGCACACCATACGGAGTGGCGGGCCATCTGCACAAGAATCAATCCGCCGAGGTTTACGGATTTGCCGGAGTCCCTTGCCAAGAAAGACTTTTTGTACCAATGAGCCGGGCGGCTTCGGCTGGCTGAGTCTGCAGCAACAGGTGCGGCCCTGCAATTTGGCTGAACGTCACCTTCGGCATTAACTTCTGAATGATCGATAAACAGGATGCAGGGACCAGTCGATCCTGTGTCGCCTGAAGGTAATGAATCGGCACGGAAACATTCTGCAGTTCAGGCCGCACATCAACCCGCAGGACTGCTCGTAACCTGGCAGCCAGAATGTCTGCTGGAACCTGATCCAAAACGGTTCGAATCCAATGCCGCGAGTCGGCCTCTGCTCCATTTGCCAGAAACATCATCGCTAGTGGTACTCGAAATGGATGGGAGAACCACCATGAAGAAACCCTCGATGCAGCCCAGCGGGGAAACCATTGTGCTGGTGAGGTGACAAAACTGGCGCACAGAATGACTCCACAAAGTCCCGCAGGATTGGAGGCCGCCAACTGAATGGCCAATGGCCCGGAAAAGGACTCACCCAGAACAACGTATGGTTCACCTTCAGGGAGTTGCTGTTTCACTAGAGTCAGCAGTTCCGGATAGCCCATCTGGGGATCGAACGGATATCTGAAGACGACGGCTTCGATATCGTTGTGCAAATGACTCAACAACGGCGTAAAGAGTTCACCCGTACCATCCATGCCAGGCATGAGGAGCAGTTTCATAAACAACTCCTCCTGCCGGGCATTCAATTTCTTTCATAAATACCAAAGGTTTATTTACCCGCTTCCAGTTCGATATTGAACGTGGTCGCTGAAGTGCCGACATTGACTTCCAGTGGCGTGGATTCTTTGCTTTTGTACTTGGCGGTAATCTCGGGGTAAGTCGCTTTATCCGTAGGATCGACCATCGAGACACCATCTTTTTCAATGATCCGTTGGCCGGGAGGTGCCACAACCACTTTGTACTTGCCGGGGATGACTTTCGCACCGCCGGGTGGTGTGTAGGCGTAAGTCCCATCGGCCTTAACGCGCGTTACGAACGATTCATCACGA from Planctopirus ephydatiae encodes:
- the mnmG gene encoding tRNA uridine-5-carboxymethylaminomethyl(34) synthesis enzyme MnmG; translation: MSTYDFDVLVIGAGHAGCEAALAAARLGARTALLTMNCDTVGQMSCNPAIGGVAKGQIVREIDALGGEMGKVIDANGLQFRMLNRSKGPAMHSPRAQADKKLYQFDMKRRIEEQPNLTLRQETTERLLVEHVPGNRPQLTGVLVRGGAIYKARAVVLTTGTFLQAIMHTGEAKTPGGRAGDGTTGTLSDSLRELGFQLERFKTGTPARLNGRTIDYSVMQEQPGDEEPQPFSFMTTKLQQQQLSCWLTETNESVHEVIRANLHRAPMYSGQINSRGPRYCPSIEDKVVRFADKSSHHIFLEPEGYNTREIYCNGISTSLPRDVQDQMIHSVKGLEKAEIMRYGYAVEYDYAPPTQLLPSLETKSVKGLYFAGQINGTTGYEEAAGQGLLAGINAALALQSREPLILDRSEAYLGVLIDDLVTKGVDEPYRMFTSRAEFRLVLRHDNADLRLTARGRDVGLVDQERWTTFKQYTQDLQAGRQLLTKERFEGATLEEILRRPETTWQTLKELSPVVAAQAISARAAEQLEIETKYAGYIRRQDSDIEKASKLSNVRIPTAFDYHAIQHLRKEAKEKLSRIQPADLGQAGRISGITPADLSIVLLHIKERDRMTSA
- a CDS encoding DPP IV N-terminal domain-containing protein, which produces MSSRSYVLSMLLVGAVVFSLQFSLRHQLVAADAATEKLTLDRILNSKDFDEQRVGSFQWSRLSNSYFSFEKENPEAKLVSLMRINIETGAKEVIIAGNLLIPPGSEQPLAVQRFQFTQDESKLLIYTNSQKVWRQNTRGDYWLFDLKQQKLTKLGGTTPSAQMMFAKISPDQTKVAFVYAHNLYVQSLTDWTVTPLTTDGSETLINGTSDWVNEEELAIRDGWRWSPDSQSIAFYQFDTTGVPRFTMIDHGQQNYPEVITFPYPKVGEKNSSTRVGVVNISGGKLTWIELPGDPREHYIPQVEWTPAGGQLLIQQMNRPQNRNIVFLVDVTSGKLRTVMTEVEETWIENDNPVKWLAGGKEFLWISERSGWRHVYRANLESGELVAITQGAFDVIDVEAIDEPKGMLYFAASPENPTQRYLYQVPLRGGEIQRVTPAGQSGWHTYQIAPSFEVAIHTFSNLTTPPRTEVVRLPGHEVVRTLADNQVLKDKLAQWKFPQPELFRVDIGNGIELDGWRFAPAHTKGEKQHPLFLHVYGEPHGQVVRDVWMGKRGFWYSMLAQEGYIVAAVDNRGTMSPRGRDFRKCVYKQIGLLASQEQALAVKALLAKWPFADPARVGIWGWSGGGSMSLNALFRYPEIYKMAIAVAPMPNQMLYDTIYQERYMGLLGDNQEGYKQGSPTTFAKQLQGDLLLIHGTGDDNCHYQATEQLMNELIAHGKQFSVMPYPSRSHSISEGRGTNFHLYQLMTNYIHEKLPLKSAPASEKVPVPVAVADKTQPGTSQASKEPVENAESGAEAYDQALIQGWTVRIHRQLKAENPEKLKKALELLEAQLKEVVQVVPPKAVQELKKVTLWFSPEYKGIAPHAEYHPSRQWLVANNRLPEMARAVEFTNVRIFEEETRRMPNFALHELAHAYHDRVLKGGYGNAEVTRAYEAAKESKKYEQVEQRSANGRSTKTKAYALTNPMEYFAEASEAYFSTNDFFPFNREELLQHDSQVVPVLKQLWGE
- a CDS encoding cis-3-hydroxy-L-proline dehydratase, producing the protein MIITRIFAHRVELPLCEGSYHWSGGKSVSVFDSTLVGVETDTGHVGYGEVCPLGPFYLPAYADGVRAGLKELGPHLLGWDPREISQINERMDAALKGHAYVKSGIDMACWDLLGKCTGLPVCTLLGGRYGEKIRLYRAISQEAPEVMARKVVAYKTDGYTRFQLKVGGNPDTDIERIRAVRAMLDSDDRLVADANTGWSQHEAIRVVRAVRDLDVYIEQPCLTYEECLAVRRATDHPFILDENIDSLSMFMRAKADLAMDAVNLKISKLGGLTRTRQIRDLCVSLGIAMTLEDSWGGDITTAAIAHLAHSTPEHYRFTSTDFNSYVTVSNADGAPMRVDGYMQASAAPGLGITPKFDVWGPRLVDVF
- a CDS encoding alpha/beta fold hydrolase — encoded protein: MKLLLMPGMDGTGELFTPLLSHLHNDIEAVVFRYPFDPQMGYPELLTLVKQQLPEGEPYVVLGESFSGPLAIQLAASNPAGLCGVILCASFVTSPAQWFPRWAASRVSSWWFSHPFRVPLAMMFLANGAEADSRHWIRTVLDQVPADILAARLRAVLRVDVRPELQNVSVPIHYLQATQDRLVPASCLSIIQKLMPKVTFSQIAGPHLLLQTQPAEAARLIGTKSLSWQGTPANP